A genomic window from Camarhynchus parvulus chromosome 27, STF_HiC, whole genome shotgun sequence includes:
- the MPP2 gene encoding LOW QUALITY PROTEIN: MAGUK p55 subfamily member 2 (The sequence of the model RefSeq protein was modified relative to this genomic sequence to represent the inferred CDS: inserted 1 base in 1 codon), giving the protein MSGPGPGSPPPARAPPAPPAMQQVLDNLMGLPGTPGVADLDLIFLRGIMESPIVRSLAKAHERLEERKLEAVRGDNLALVQEILRDIGRLARPEAQGAAAELARILREPHFQSLLETHDSVAAKSYDPPPSSPGPEASLGSQPVPPDAVRMVGIRKAAGENLGVTFRVERGELVIARILHGGMVAQQGLLHVGDVIREVNGREVGSDPRALQDSLRHASGSVVLKILPSYQEPHPPPQVFVKCHFDYDPATDSLIPCKEAGLKFMAGDLLQIVNQDDPNWWQACHVEGGSAGLVPSQLLEEKRKAFVKRDGEVAPSAGALCGSLSGKRKKRMMYLTTKNAEFDRHELLIYEEVARMPPFRRKTLVLIGAQGVGRRSLKNKLIMSDQARYGTTIPYTSRKPKESERDGQGYRFVSRGEMEADIKAGRYLEHGEYEGNLYGTRIDSIRAVVDAGKMCILDVNPQAVKVLRTAEFVPYVVFIEAPAPERLRAMNRAALESGVATKQLTEADAQRTXEESSRIQRAYGHYFDLSLTNDDLERTFGRLREAMEHLRVQPQWVPVTWVY; this is encoded by the exons AtgagcggccccggccccgggtccccgccgcccgcccgcgccccccCGGCACCCCCAG ccaTGCAGCAGGTCCTGGACAACCTGATGGGGCTCCCGGGGACCCCGGGGGTGGCGGACCTCGACCTCATCTTCCTCCGTGGCATCATGGAGAGCCCCATCGTCCGCTCCCTGGCCAAG gctcaCGAGCGGCTGGAGGAGCGCAAGCTGGAGGCGGTGCGCGGGGACAACCTGGCGCTGGTGCAGGAGATCCTGCGCGACATCGGGCGCCTGGCGCGGCCCGAGGCGCAGGGAGCGGCGGCGGAGCTGGCCCGGATCCTGCGGGAGCCGCACTTCCAG TCGCTGCTGGAGACCCACGACTCGGTGGCTGCCAAGAGCTACGACCCCCCCCcgagcagccccggcccggAGGCCTCGCTGGGGTCGCAGCCGGTGCCCCCCGACGCCGTGCGCATGGTGGGCATCCGCAAGGCAGCCGGGGAGAACCTG GGGGTGACGTTCCGGGTGGAGCGGGGGGAGCTGGTGATCGCCCGCATCCTGCACGGGGGGATGGTGGcgcagcaggggctgctgcacgTGGGGGACGTGATCCGCGAGGTGAACGGGCGCGAGGTGGGCAGCGACCCGCGGGCGCTGCAGGACAGCCTGCGCCACGCCAGCGGCAGCGTCGTGCTCAAGATCCTGCCCAGCTACCAGGAGCCGCACCCCCC tccccaggtgtttGTCAAGTGTCACTTCGACTACGACCCGGCCACCGACAGCCTCATCCCCTGCAAGGAGGCCGGGCTCAAGTTCATGGCCGGGGACCTGCTGCAGATCGTCAACCAGGATGACCCCAACTGGTGGCAG GCGTGCCACGTGGAgggcggcagcgcggggctggtgcccagccagctgctggaggagaagcGCAAGGCGTTCGTCAAGCGGGACGGGGAGGTGGCGCCCTCGGCAG GGGCCCTGTGTGGCAGCCTCAGcgggaagaggaagaagaggatgaTGTACCTGACGACGAAGAACGCCG AGTTCGACCGGCACGAGCTGCTGATCTACGAGGAGGTGGCGCGGATGCCGCCGTTCCGCCGGAAAACGCTGGTGCTGATCGGGGCTCAGGGCGTGGGGCGCCGCAGCCTCAAGAACAAACTGATCATGTCCGACCAGGCGCGCTACGGCACCACCATCCCCT ACACGTCCCGGAAGCCGAAGGAGAGCGAGCGGGACGGGCAGGGCTATCGCTTCGTGTCGCGGGGCGAGATGGAGGCGGACATCAAGGCGGGCCGGTACCTGGAGCATGGCGAGTACGAGGGGAACCTCTACGGCACCAGGATCGACTCCATCCGCGCCGTGGTGGACGCGGGCAAGATGTGCATCCTGGATGTGAACCCGCAG GCCGTGAAGGTGCTGAGGACGGCGGAGTTCGTGCCCTACGTGGTGTTCATCGAGGCGCCCGCGCCCGAGAGGCTGCGAGCCATGAACAGGGCGGCCCTGGAGAGCGGCGTGGCCACCAAACAGCTCACG GAGGCGGACGCCCAGCGCA GGGAGGAGAGCAGCCGCATCCAGCGCGCCTACGGGCACTACTTCGACCTGAGCCTGACCAACGATGACCTGGAGCGCACGTTCGGGCGCCTGCGGGAGGCCATGGAGCACCTGCGCGTGCAGCCCCAGTGGGTCCCGGTCACCTGGGTCTATTAG